One genomic region from bacterium encodes:
- a CDS encoding alpha-L-rhamnosidase C-terminal domain-containing protein, whose translation MKNHLMRRTMINAEPFIERSKFEPGWAWSRWGNWPAWWVDHPERSLSEPSVAVFRLKFNLEEAATLRLHVSADHRYRIFLDGRDFGRGPERGDIQHWFFETYEGKVPAGEHLLAVQTWWLGEKAPYAQMSVRPGFMLAAEGVWLEPLSTGHAKWEAALMPGLEFIAPGDTWGTGWNVRVDGASYPWEWESGGGEFEWREAQKIAMAVSAAWKNETPPYWMLMPAALPPMLDEPAKAGVLRHLAEGIAPYPVAANRHLAAEARGWSEWLSGLAPVHIPAKTSRTALIDLENYYCAYPELLVSGGKGTQIRLQWAEGLFRKADGGGKGQRDEIEGKFFRGGVGDEFLPDGGEQRLFTTLWWQAGRYLELTVTTGDFPVTLERLSLRCTGYPLKMEGHFDASDVQFSRFLPIAERAIQMCSHETYMDCPYYEQLMYIGDTRLEVLTTYAMTPDARLPRKALLLFDWSRRNSGFTQSRYPSRVCQVIPPFSLWWVCMVHDYWMWRDDQAFVKERMPGVRAVTEAFRSLLQPDGLMAAPNGWNFTDWVKEPLAWPAGIPPQADFAPSSVLNLHFALVLLRKAEMESSFGEHQLADRDRATAMRVTDAVMRVFWNEARGLIADDAQHEFFSEHAQCLALLGGLLDESKQRRIGISLCSSGGLSKATIYFTHYLFETYRLLGKDKLFFERLKLWHQLPEQGFKTTFEEPEPSRSDCHAWGAHPLFHCYATILGIRPDAPGFSRVRIAPMPGPLQRVAGTLPHPQGEIEVRLERGSGDSLEAIVCLPAGMDGVFAWKGEERKLSPGKNALKFNPAVTE comes from the coding sequence ATGAAGAACCATCTTATGCGCAGGACAATGATCAATGCCGAGCCTTTTATAGAGAGGTCGAAATTTGAGCCGGGTTGGGCCTGGTCGAGATGGGGGAACTGGCCGGCCTGGTGGGTGGATCATCCTGAGCGTTCGTTATCGGAGCCCTCTGTGGCGGTATTCCGCCTGAAATTTAACCTGGAGGAGGCCGCCACCCTGCGGCTTCATGTGAGTGCCGACCACCGCTATCGGATCTTCCTTGACGGGCGAGACTTTGGGAGGGGCCCTGAGCGGGGTGACATCCAACATTGGTTTTTCGAGACCTATGAAGGAAAGGTTCCTGCCGGCGAACATCTGCTGGCGGTTCAGACGTGGTGGCTTGGTGAGAAGGCACCCTATGCTCAGATGAGCGTGCGGCCCGGCTTCATGCTGGCCGCCGAGGGCGTATGGCTCGAACCGTTGTCGACCGGGCATGCGAAATGGGAGGCGGCCTTGATGCCGGGCCTTGAATTTATAGCACCCGGCGATACGTGGGGAACCGGCTGGAACGTGCGGGTCGACGGCGCGTCCTATCCATGGGAATGGGAAAGCGGCGGTGGCGAATTCGAGTGGAGGGAGGCGCAAAAAATCGCCATGGCGGTTTCTGCCGCATGGAAAAATGAGACCCCGCCTTACTGGATGCTGATGCCTGCGGCACTCCCGCCCATGCTGGATGAGCCTGCCAAGGCCGGTGTCTTGCGGCATCTTGCGGAAGGCATCGCCCCCTATCCCGTCGCGGCGAACCGGCATCTCGCGGCTGAGGCCCGGGGATGGAGCGAATGGCTCTCGGGGCTTGCCCCGGTGCACATCCCTGCCAAAACCAGCAGGACCGCGCTGATTGATCTCGAGAACTATTATTGCGCCTATCCCGAATTGCTGGTATCCGGCGGAAAAGGAACTCAGATCCGCCTTCAGTGGGCAGAGGGGCTCTTTCGAAAAGCCGATGGCGGAGGTAAGGGGCAGCGCGATGAAATCGAAGGCAAGTTCTTCCGGGGCGGAGTCGGCGATGAATTTCTGCCCGATGGCGGAGAACAACGCCTGTTCACGACGCTCTGGTGGCAAGCGGGACGCTATCTCGAGCTGACGGTTACGACGGGTGATTTTCCGGTCACCCTGGAACGATTAAGCCTCCGCTGCACAGGATACCCTCTGAAAATGGAGGGGCATTTCGACGCCTCCGACGTGCAGTTCTCACGTTTTCTGCCCATTGCCGAGCGCGCCATACAGATGTGTTCCCACGAAACCTACATGGATTGCCCTTACTATGAGCAGCTCATGTACATTGGAGACACGCGGCTTGAAGTTCTGACAACCTATGCCATGACGCCCGACGCGCGCCTACCCCGCAAGGCCCTGCTGCTGTTCGACTGGTCCCGCAGGAACTCCGGTTTTACACAGTCCCGCTATCCATCGCGGGTCTGTCAGGTCATCCCTCCTTTTTCCCTCTGGTGGGTATGCATGGTTCACGACTACTGGATGTGGCGCGACGATCAGGCGTTTGTCAAAGAGCGAATGCCGGGCGTGCGGGCCGTGACCGAGGCGTTCCGATCTCTGCTTCAACCGGACGGCCTCATGGCGGCACCGAACGGCTGGAACTTCACCGACTGGGTCAAGGAACCCTTGGCTTGGCCGGCGGGCATTCCTCCCCAAGCCGATTTCGCTCCGAGTTCCGTATTGAATCTGCATTTCGCCCTCGTGCTTCTCCGGAAAGCGGAAATGGAGTCGAGTTTTGGCGAGCACCAACTTGCCGACCGTGACCGCGCCACGGCGATGAGGGTGACCGATGCCGTAATGCGGGTCTTCTGGAACGAAGCGCGAGGCCTGATCGCGGATGATGCCCAACACGAGTTCTTCAGCGAACATGCGCAGTGTCTGGCCCTTTTGGGTGGGCTTCTCGATGAAAGCAAACAACGCAGGATAGGAATCTCGCTCTGTTCGTCAGGCGGTCTTTCAAAAGCGACCATATACTTCACGCATTATCTGTTCGAGACCTACCGCTTGCTAGGCAAGGATAAATTATTCTTTGAGCGTTTGAAGCTCTGGCACCAATTGCCGGAACAGGGTTTCAAGACAACCTTTGAAGAGCCGGAACCGTCACGCTCGGACTGCCATGCCTGGGGCGCTCATCCCTTGTTTCATTGCTATGCGACTATCCTTGGAATCCGGCCCGATGCGCCGGGCTTCAGCCGCGTCCGCATTGCGCCCATGCCCGGGCCCCTGCAAAGGGTTGCCGGCACGCTCCCTCATCCCCAAGGCGAAATCGAAGTAAGGCTCGAAAGAGGGAGCGGCGATTCGCTGGAGGCCATAGTATGCCTGCCAGCCGGAATGGACGGAGTTTTTGCCTGGAAGGGCGAGGAACGGAAGTTATCGCCCGGAAAAAATGCCCTGAAATTTAACCCAGCGGTGACGGAGTGA
- a CDS encoding MFS transporter translates to MAMLKISVMMSRILDRVTRRGCPPAGSRVYTCGTLRYTTFGLFVVFFWLLWGDFTMCLMETVLPSILPLQLKALGAPNMVMGIFLVTVPSTMNFFVNPVISFRSDRHRGPWGRRIPFLLAPTPFITVVLVAIAFAPEIGAWVHGLMAGHGGFGKNTIIIGVIGLLLVIFQFFNMFISSVYYYLFNDLVPAAYLARFMAAFRVVGTLAGMTFNYFVFPHAQTHMRVIFLGAAVLYFVGFMSMCFGLKEGKYPPPTPLVGNKTGLLASFETYFRECFTHPYYLNMFAMSAAAQVAGACGFVATLFYLHLGISLEQLGKFNTWMAIPGLLLMVPMGMLSDRIHPVRVLVGLGFFGPIMAIASFFFVHDFRSVIILTLIAFPIAQLQGAAAMPLNWLLFPKDKFGQFGSADAMARSIVTIVGSVVAGLSLDLMKRLYHGDEEYYRWMYIWSATFASISYFFLWRVYRGWKDHGGINDYKAPHVEHDVGCVGAKQEK, encoded by the coding sequence ATGGCTATGCTCAAAATCTCTGTAATGATGAGCCGGATTTTAGACCGTGTGACCCGGCGGGGCTGCCCCCCCGCCGGGTCGCGCGTCTATACCTGCGGCACGCTGCGCTACACGACCTTCGGGCTGTTTGTGGTGTTCTTCTGGCTCCTGTGGGGCGATTTCACCATGTGCCTGATGGAAACGGTGCTGCCGTCGATCCTCCCCCTGCAACTCAAGGCCCTTGGCGCGCCCAACATGGTCATGGGTATTTTCCTGGTGACGGTACCCAGTACCATGAACTTCTTTGTCAATCCGGTCATCAGTTTCCGGAGCGACCGGCACCGGGGGCCCTGGGGGCGGCGGATTCCTTTCCTGCTGGCGCCCACGCCGTTTATTACCGTCGTGCTGGTGGCCATTGCCTTTGCACCTGAAATTGGCGCCTGGGTGCATGGGCTGATGGCGGGACACGGGGGCTTTGGGAAGAACACCATCATCATCGGCGTGATCGGGCTGTTACTCGTCATTTTCCAGTTTTTCAACATGTTCATCTCGTCGGTCTATTACTACCTCTTCAATGATTTGGTGCCAGCGGCCTATCTGGCGCGATTCATGGCGGCCTTCCGGGTGGTGGGGACGTTGGCGGGAATGACCTTCAATTATTTCGTGTTTCCCCATGCCCAGACGCACATGCGGGTTATTTTCCTGGGTGCGGCGGTACTCTATTTCGTCGGGTTCATGTCGATGTGTTTCGGCTTGAAGGAAGGCAAATATCCCCCGCCTACGCCCCTGGTGGGGAACAAGACGGGGCTGCTGGCCAGTTTTGAGACCTATTTCCGGGAATGTTTCACCCATCCCTACTATTTGAATATGTTTGCCATGTCGGCAGCGGCGCAGGTGGCTGGCGCCTGTGGTTTCGTGGCTACATTGTTCTATCTCCATTTGGGAATCTCATTGGAACAGTTGGGTAAGTTCAATACCTGGATGGCGATTCCGGGTTTACTGCTCATGGTGCCGATGGGGATGTTGAGCGATCGGATTCATCCGGTGCGGGTGTTGGTCGGGCTCGGGTTCTTTGGACCTATCATGGCGATCGCTTCCTTTTTCTTTGTTCATGATTTCAGGAGTGTCATCATTCTGACGCTGATTGCATTTCCCATCGCCCAGTTACAAGGGGCGGCCGCCATGCCTTTGAATTGGTTGCTGTTCCCCAAGGATAAGTTTGGCCAGTTTGGCTCGGCGGATGCGATGGCACGTTCCATCGTCACAATTGTCGGCAGTGTGGTGGCGGGACTCTCCCTTGACCTCATGAAGCGGCTTTATCACGGGGACGAGGAATACTATCGTTGGATGTACATCTGGTCCGCCACCTTTGCATCAATCAGTTACTTCTTTTTGTGGAGGGTATACCGGGGATGGAAGGACCATGGTGGGATTAATGATTACAAAGCGCCGCATGTTGAGCATGATGTAGGGTGCGTTGGAGCAAAGCAGGAAAAATAA
- a CDS encoding DUF4838 domain-containing protein — translation MNRYVRKLLPVLLFFISFCLSSCTSVSDHHGKLCLAKKGKAEFPIVIAKNASALTRTNAVVLSSYLRKMTGAGFAIEEGDGSAGIVLGRQEDFPALPKRFDANPADPQRTEEYLLFTHARGLLLVGASDLGAQNAMWDFLGRQGYRQYFPGPTWEIVPSVPRLTARYDEVQKPSYIMRSVWFTFGTYPERGLLYKDWCQKNRMESGFTINAGHTYDGIIAKNKDVFLKHPEYLAMVGGERKGAKFNVANPGLRQLVVDYKLAELRNHPEQMSVSMDPSDGGGWDESAEAKSIGSPSDQAITLANDVASVMEKDFPGRAVGLYAYNQHAEPPTIKVHKNVFILVATSFRGTSLSLKEQMDGWKKQGATLGIRDYLSYPAANYDIPARCAGGFPSHKSVGRFKDYHDWGARLYSAESGDNWGINGFMYYSVARMLWNVNDTRFVDGLKEEFLINCFGPVADEIRPYYEALSSGNSPVLAPAFFRRLYESIQAARLKTPGAAIDARLDDLTLYVRYLELYKKYADASGPARQQAAQEMFSHLYRARFHSTNHAYGIIRDLSGRDRSLGWTQEERKSFGRGVPLWEIQAPPEERISPELSLWEPRAPYEKKEILAIEADGVKNNPKLDFKPVSFSQDLVPAAPILTGEKTIAPGWLGGQAVHNILYYTWAEKAGSEWHVKVTCGTDSKGRPLGKIRPKVELWSAKEAEDVPVSVAEVDVEFGKTGDLVVKSPHAGLHWIVLSGARWQKLELDPGKSWTVTSSSDIPCQSQGAAETSTLYFYVPKGTSIIGAHFTGRGVLFNPEGKAVKNFDNAGYVKIDVPQGMDGHLWKVKDLRGGHFLLLTVPPYFAPSPRDLLLPREVVEAGRK, via the coding sequence ATGAATCGCTATGTAAGAAAACTATTACCTGTTTTGCTGTTCTTCATCAGCTTCTGCCTATCATCCTGTACGAGCGTGTCCGATCACCACGGCAAGCTTTGTTTGGCGAAAAAGGGTAAGGCTGAATTTCCCATTGTGATCGCGAAGAATGCCTCCGCGCTGACCCGCACCAATGCGGTGGTGCTGTCCTCCTATCTGCGAAAGATGACCGGTGCGGGCTTCGCCATAGAAGAAGGGGACGGCTCAGCGGGGATCGTGCTCGGGCGTCAGGAGGACTTTCCTGCATTGCCGAAACGGTTCGATGCCAATCCGGCAGATCCACAGCGCACGGAGGAGTATCTGCTCTTCACGCATGCTCGAGGGTTGCTCCTGGTGGGGGCCAGTGATCTCGGCGCGCAAAATGCCATGTGGGATTTTCTGGGACGACAGGGGTATCGCCAGTATTTTCCCGGTCCAACCTGGGAAATTGTCCCCTCGGTTCCCCGGCTCACCGCCAGATATGACGAAGTTCAGAAACCGAGCTATATTATGCGATCAGTCTGGTTCACCTTTGGGACCTATCCTGAGCGCGGACTCTTGTATAAGGACTGGTGTCAAAAAAACAGGATGGAAAGCGGGTTCACCATCAACGCCGGACATACCTACGACGGAATCATTGCGAAGAACAAGGACGTCTTCCTCAAACATCCCGAGTATCTGGCCATGGTGGGAGGCGAGCGCAAGGGAGCCAAGTTTAACGTCGCCAATCCCGGTCTGCGGCAGCTTGTTGTTGATTACAAGTTAGCGGAATTACGTAATCACCCCGAGCAGATGAGCGTTTCCATGGATCCCAGCGACGGCGGCGGGTGGGATGAGAGCGCGGAGGCGAAGAGCATCGGTTCACCTTCCGACCAGGCGATCACTCTGGCCAATGACGTAGCGTCGGTGATGGAGAAAGATTTCCCGGGTCGTGCCGTCGGCCTTTATGCCTACAACCAGCATGCCGAGCCGCCCACGATCAAAGTACATAAGAATGTTTTCATTCTGGTCGCCACTTCATTCCGCGGGACTTCCCTGAGCCTGAAAGAACAGATGGACGGCTGGAAAAAGCAGGGTGCCACCTTGGGTATACGGGATTATCTCTCTTACCCGGCGGCCAACTACGATATTCCCGCCCGTTGCGCCGGTGGATTCCCGTCCCATAAATCTGTCGGACGCTTTAAGGATTACCATGACTGGGGCGCGCGTCTCTACAGCGCGGAGTCAGGGGACAACTGGGGCATCAACGGGTTTATGTATTACTCGGTGGCACGCATGCTTTGGAACGTCAATGACACCCGTTTTGTTGACGGGCTTAAAGAGGAATTTCTCATAAACTGCTTCGGGCCGGTGGCAGACGAGATCCGACCCTATTACGAGGCGCTGTCTTCTGGGAACAGTCCTGTTCTCGCGCCCGCCTTTTTCCGTCGGCTTTACGAATCGATCCAGGCCGCCCGCCTTAAAACCCCCGGAGCGGCCATTGATGCCCGGCTTGATGATCTCACCCTTTATGTGCGTTATCTGGAACTTTACAAAAAGTACGCCGATGCATCCGGTCCAGCAAGGCAGCAGGCGGCGCAGGAAATGTTCTCCCATCTCTATCGGGCCCGGTTTCATTCGACGAACCACGCCTATGGCATCATTCGTGATCTATCCGGGAGGGATCGCTCCCTGGGCTGGACCCAGGAGGAGAGGAAATCTTTCGGGCGCGGCGTCCCGCTCTGGGAAATACAGGCTCCGCCGGAAGAACGCATCAGTCCCGAACTATCCTTATGGGAACCACGAGCCCCCTACGAAAAGAAAGAAATTCTGGCGATCGAGGCCGATGGAGTAAAAAACAATCCAAAACTGGACTTCAAGCCCGTAAGCTTCAGTCAGGATCTCGTGCCAGCCGCCCCCATCCTTACAGGAGAAAAAACGATCGCGCCGGGATGGCTTGGTGGGCAGGCGGTGCATAACATCCTCTACTACACCTGGGCGGAGAAGGCCGGTTCCGAATGGCATGTTAAGGTGACCTGCGGCACGGATTCGAAAGGGAGACCCCTGGGCAAGATCCGGCCTAAAGTCGAACTATGGTCCGCAAAAGAGGCGGAGGACGTGCCGGTGTCTGTCGCCGAAGTGGATGTCGAGTTCGGGAAGACGGGTGATCTTGTGGTGAAGTCACCCCATGCGGGGCTTCATTGGATCGTTCTAAGCGGTGCGCGTTGGCAAAAGCTCGAACTTGACCCAGGCAAATCTTGGACCGTCACCTCATCCTCTGATATCCCTTGTCAATCTCAGGGCGCAGCTGAGACCAGCACGCTGTATTTTTATGTACCCAAGGGAACATCCATCATTGGTGCGCATTTCACCGGACGCGGGGTGCTGTTTAATCCTGAAGGGAAGGCTGTGAAAAACTTTGATAATGCCGGCTACGTGAAAATCGATGTGCCTCAGGGAATGGACGGTCACCTGTGGAAAGTGAAAGACCTGAGGGGCGGTCATTTCCTGCTTCTCACCGTGCCGCCTTACTTCGCGCCGTCCCCCCGCGACCTGCTGCTGCCGCGTGAAGTGGTGGAGGCAGGGCGGAAGTGA
- a CDS encoding family 78 glycoside hydrolase catalytic domain, with product MKSESIILNASWIWLAGQSGSNKHQYVVFRKTFNLRHLHENQVLEISVDSDFVLFVNGREIGRGQFSDYPQEKTYTRFEVGGKLQEGRNCMAILAYHRGENFSEHRAGQPGLIVALNAGDKGILSDATWKCRQHPAFVSGDMPKVTGQQGFTTCFDARKDCSWTDMDFNDADWPDAAVQGEALSGYWREILPRPVPVLTQGKALDAKVLSQGNFTRKREFESFAETMANDALVSMWGNVVFTKEMAAKGYAWWANFGFHRDGGASSSLLVNIPDNGFEGAYFILDFGREETGLIHFDLDAPAGTVIDIGHGEHVVDGRIRIRMGSRNFADRYICREGINLYTLPFRRLGGRYLQVHVSNFHAPLKIRYFGLIPLALPEISTCEFRTSDTLAEKIYEISVRTLKCCMHEHYEDTPWREQSLYAFDGRNQALYGYYCFGNYDFAATSFDLLGRGIRADGLLELCAPAKIPCTIPMFSLVWISALAEHWMHAGSPVLFEKFSGQIKLMLEVVLARKDGGSGLYRTPVSPDLWHFYEWAPGLDNDRDPGERLDAPWNLFLHEALGAYAQMLRLSGNVAEAEEIEGKRAELGHAITQVFWDEQEHCLSTYIFDGKHAGFHQLIQALTLNEHILDGEREKVLLRKISSSDFPEMTLSSMLYLVRALMDQDEGSRKCVALIIHDHWGKMVLAGASTCWETIDGEAAFGGAGSLCHGWSALPVYYYHAYILGIRPLSPGFKTFSITPYCDRFFQAKGEVMTPYGKISAEWCRTGTGIEMSVNHPVECKPKVSPYPEYQSIRVSCNARSVT from the coding sequence ATGAAGTCGGAATCTATAATCTTAAACGCGTCATGGATATGGCTGGCCGGGCAATCCGGGAGCAACAAACACCAGTATGTTGTTTTTCGGAAGACGTTCAATCTTCGCCACCTGCATGAAAATCAGGTTTTAGAGATCTCTGTCGATTCCGATTTCGTTCTTTTTGTCAACGGGCGGGAAATCGGACGCGGCCAGTTCAGCGACTATCCGCAGGAAAAAACATATACCCGGTTTGAGGTAGGCGGAAAGCTACAGGAGGGCCGTAACTGCATGGCCATCCTGGCGTATCACCGCGGTGAAAACTTTTCCGAGCACCGTGCCGGACAGCCGGGGCTGATTGTCGCGCTGAATGCCGGAGATAAGGGAATTCTTTCGGATGCGACCTGGAAATGCCGCCAGCATCCGGCCTTTGTTTCCGGGGATATGCCCAAGGTCACGGGGCAACAGGGGTTCACCACCTGTTTTGATGCGCGTAAGGATTGTTCCTGGACGGACATGGATTTTAACGATGCGGATTGGCCAGATGCGGCGGTACAGGGCGAAGCGCTTTCCGGCTACTGGCGGGAAATCCTGCCCCGGCCGGTTCCCGTACTGACGCAGGGAAAGGCGCTTGATGCAAAAGTTCTTTCCCAGGGAAATTTTACAAGAAAAAGAGAATTCGAAAGTTTTGCCGAGACCATGGCAAATGACGCCCTGGTATCCATGTGGGGAAATGTGGTGTTTACGAAGGAAATGGCCGCCAAGGGATATGCCTGGTGGGCAAACTTCGGATTCCATCGTGATGGAGGCGCTAGTTCCAGCCTACTCGTGAACATCCCGGACAATGGGTTTGAAGGAGCCTATTTCATATTAGACTTTGGCCGGGAAGAAACGGGCCTAATTCATTTTGACTTGGATGCGCCTGCAGGGACGGTCATTGATATAGGCCATGGCGAGCATGTCGTGGATGGCCGGATAAGAATTCGTATGGGGTCGCGCAATTTTGCCGACCGTTACATTTGTCGGGAGGGGATTAATCTCTATACATTACCTTTCAGACGTTTGGGCGGACGTTATCTCCAAGTTCATGTCTCAAACTTTCATGCCCCCTTGAAAATTCGTTATTTTGGGCTTATCCCCTTAGCCCTTCCGGAAATCTCCACCTGCGAATTCCGGACATCGGACACTCTGGCTGAAAAGATATATGAAATCAGCGTGAGAACGTTGAAGTGTTGCATGCACGAACACTATGAGGACACACCTTGGCGAGAGCAGTCCCTTTACGCCTTCGATGGCCGAAACCAGGCGTTGTACGGCTATTATTGTTTTGGCAATTACGATTTTGCCGCGACGTCGTTTGATCTTTTGGGGCGAGGAATCCGCGCTGACGGATTGTTGGAATTGTGTGCCCCGGCTAAAATCCCCTGCACCATTCCGATGTTCAGCCTTGTGTGGATATCTGCCTTGGCGGAGCACTGGATGCATGCAGGCTCGCCCGTGCTTTTTGAGAAATTCTCAGGACAGATCAAGCTCATGCTGGAGGTCGTTTTGGCCAGAAAAGATGGAGGGTCCGGGTTGTATAGGACTCCTGTATCACCGGATCTGTGGCATTTTTATGAATGGGCGCCGGGACTTGATAATGATCGTGATCCCGGTGAGCGATTGGATGCGCCTTGGAACTTGTTTCTGCACGAAGCGCTGGGAGCCTATGCCCAAATGTTGAGGCTGTCCGGAAATGTTGCCGAGGCGGAAGAGATAGAGGGCAAGAGGGCTGAACTGGGCCATGCCATAACTCAAGTTTTCTGGGATGAGCAAGAGCATTGCCTGTCCACTTACATTTTCGACGGCAAGCATGCCGGTTTCCACCAGTTAATCCAGGCGTTGACGCTCAATGAGCATATCCTGGATGGTGAGCGGGAGAAGGTCCTGCTGCGAAAAATATCCAGCTCCGACTTTCCGGAAATGACCTTAAGTTCAATGCTCTACCTCGTCAGGGCTTTGATGGACCAAGATGAAGGCTCCAGGAAATGCGTGGCGTTGATCATTCATGACCATTGGGGGAAGATGGTCTTGGCCGGGGCATCTACCTGCTGGGAAACAATTGATGGCGAAGCTGCATTTGGCGGCGCCGGAAGTTTGTGTCACGGCTGGAGCGCATTGCCGGTTTATTACTACCATGCGTATATCCTGGGAATCCGCCCTCTTTCTCCTGGTTTCAAAACCTTTTCCATCACGCCTTATTGCGACCGGTTTTTCCAGGCGAAAGGCGAAGTGATGACCCCCTATGGTAAAATCTCTGCTGAATGGTGCAGGACGGGAACAGGAATTGAGATGTCGGTAAACCACCCTGTGGAGTGCAAACCAAAGGTCTCTCCCTATCCTGAATATCAATCCATCAGGGTTAGTTGCAATGCGAGAAGTGTAACGTGA